From Paenibacillus sp. PL2-23:
CGCATGGATTATCAACCATCAGTATGAAGCGGTTCGTTCGGGCGACGGTATTGAGGTTATTGGTACTTACGATATCAACATCTGGTATTCGTATAACAAAAACTCGCAAACGGAAGTGGCCAAGGAATCTGTTCAATTCGTCGAAAATGTCCCGCTTTCGTATGTAGACCCGAAGCATAGGGCTTCCACGGAAGAGGTGTCCGCGGAGGTGCTGCAGGAGCCGAACTGCATCGAGGCGAACATTTCGTCGAACGGCGCCAGCGTTATCGTCCGCGTCGAGCGCGAGTTCGCGGTGGAGATGATCGCCGAGACCAAGGTTTGCGTAGCCGTTGTACCGGGCGGCTGCAATGATCTCGACGACAAGGATCTGGACTTCGGCGGAGCCGACGACGACGAGGATTACGAGGATCTCGACGCCGATCTGCTGGACGACGA
This genomic window contains:
- a CDS encoding outer spore coat protein CotE, whose translation is MTIADKQLQCREIITKAVCGKGRKFSTVTHTVTPPHHPTSILGAWIINHQYEAVRSGDGIEVIGTYDINIWYSYNKNSQTEVAKESVQFVENVPLSYVDPKHRASTEEVSAEVLQEPNCIEANISSNGASVIVRVEREFAVEMIAETKVCVAVVPGGCNDLDDKDLDFGGADDDEDYEDLDADLLDDEL